One part of the Acetoanaerobium sticklandii genome encodes these proteins:
- a CDS encoding class D sortase, with the protein MKKKISLILIILGLILILIPIGGNIYNKNKQDEMIRDFEETFQTVSSTDEGEPLKEGEFVIVDINSNDNSKIDIGSVIGIIHIPRIELTLPLMEGTTEKVLLQAIGHMKETPMPGQTGNAAFAGHRSHTFSRFFNRLGELGLLDEVYIKTKTTQQKYEVYDILIVKPTDIHVLEPDLDVPTITLITCHPMYSNKQRLIVKAKLIEEKPLSEIK; encoded by the coding sequence ATGAAAAAGAAGATATCCTTGATACTGATAATATTAGGACTGATTTTGATTTTGATTCCTATTGGAGGAAATATCTACAATAAAAATAAACAAGATGAGATGATAAGGGATTTTGAAGAGACCTTTCAGACTGTTTCCTCGACGGATGAGGGAGAGCCTCTAAAAGAAGGCGAGTTTGTAATTGTAGATATAAACTCAAATGACAATAGTAAAATCGATATAGGTTCTGTTATAGGGATAATCCATATCCCGAGGATTGAACTAACGCTCCCGTTAATGGAAGGAACTACCGAAAAGGTTTTGCTTCAGGCAATAGGACATATGAAAGAAACTCCTATGCCTGGGCAAACTGGAAATGCAGCATTTGCAGGTCATAGAAGCCATACCTTTTCAAGATTTTTTAATAGGCTAGGAGAGCTTGGACTGCTAGATGAAGTTTATATAAAGACAAAGACAACTCAGCAAAAATATGAGGTATATGACATTCTGATTGTAAAGCCAACTGATATTCACGTTCTAGAACCAGATTTGGATGTGCCTACAATTACACTTATAACATGCCATCCAATGTATTCGAATAAACAAAGATTAATAGTAAAAGCAAAGCTGATAGAGGAAAAACCACTATCGGAAATTAAATAG
- a CDS encoding indolepyruvate oxidoreductase subunit beta encodes MKNKNLILAGVGGQGLVLTTQIISQAAFLSGLDVKTNDVIGLSQRGGTIWGSVKMGDKIHSPNIAPGDADILIAFEKLESKRWKHMLKQNNSIAIINEYEIAPTLVQQGDKDYPDDVLENMKQNSEVISLDATATGAKMGNPAIANILLLGIAARYMDISVETWFKTFEQYLPAKFVELNKKAFMYGYEQEYLK; translated from the coding sequence ATGAAAAATAAAAACTTAATCTTAGCTGGAGTAGGTGGACAAGGGCTTGTTCTAACTACTCAAATAATATCACAAGCTGCTTTTTTATCAGGACTTGATGTCAAAACAAATGACGTAATTGGCCTATCTCAAAGAGGTGGTACTATATGGGGAAGTGTTAAGATGGGCGATAAAATCCACTCTCCAAACATCGCTCCAGGAGATGCAGATATACTCATTGCTTTTGAAAAACTAGAATCTAAAAGATGGAAGCATATGCTAAAGCAAAATAATTCCATAGCAATTATAAATGAGTATGAAATAGCTCCGACTTTAGTTCAGCAAGGAGATAAAGACTATCCTGATGATGTGCTAGAAAATATGAAGCAAAACTCTGAGGTGATATCTCTTGATGCTACTGCAACAGGAGCAAAGATGGGAAATCCAGCAATAGCAAATATATTGCTTTTAGGAATTGCTGCTAGGTATATGGATATTTCTGTTGAAACTTGGTTTAAAACATTTGAACAATATCTACCGGCTAAATTTGTCGAGCTAAATAAAAAAGCTTTTATGTATGGATATGAGCAGGAATATTTAAAATAA